In Deinococcus humi, the following are encoded in one genomic region:
- a CDS encoding heavy metal translocating P-type ATPase, translating into MTKTVELGVQGMTCASCVGRVERGLKKVEGVESATVNLATERATVSFDPTLTNPQALMEKVKAVGYEPVVGSLELGVQGMTCANCVGRVERALKKVDGVLDANVNLATERASIQYLPASVSPGQLKAAVRAAGYEILESEAGKDRTDQEREAREREVQGLRRAVTFSAVFAIPLLLIAMVPMLYMPVHMWLTGYVSMETLNWIMLALAAPVQFGPGLRFYRLGWKSLVHRSPDMNSLVMIGTSAAFFYSLVATVAPGLFPEGTAHVYYEASAVVITLILLGKYFEAIAKGRSSEAMKKLLSLQAKTARVVRNGHEVEVATDEVLIGDLIAVRPGEKIPVDGEVMAGNSFVDESMITGEPVPVNKQAGAGVVGGTINQNGAFTFKATKVGADTALAQIIKLVETAQGSKPPIQGLADKVVSVFVPVVLGIAALTFVLWMIFGGQTALSFALVNMVAVLIIACPCAMGLATPTSIMVGTGKAAELGVLFRNGGALEGLQGVKVVAVDKTGTLTKGKPELTDLVTTAGFDRTQVLSLVAAAEGQSEHPIAQAIVEAAKREGWAVPAPEHFEAVPGFGLEARVNGHLVQVGADRYMTRLGLDTAAFTAQAHQLGDQGKSPLYAAVDGQLAAIIAVADPIKDGSLEAVRALHQQGLKVAMVTGDNQRTAHAIARQLGIDEVLAEVLPSGKSDAVKALQAKGQKVAFVGDGINDAPALAQADVGLAIGTGTDVAVETADVILMSGDLRGVPNAYALSRATLRNIRLNLFWAFAYNIILIPVAAGVLYPAFGWLLSPVLAAAAMGFSSVFVLTNALRLRGFRPPVRPDPVPAQAAASSPLHA; encoded by the coding sequence ATGACTAAAACAGTGGAACTGGGCGTGCAGGGCATGACCTGCGCCAGCTGTGTCGGGCGGGTGGAGAGAGGCCTGAAGAAGGTAGAGGGCGTGGAAAGCGCGACCGTCAACCTGGCCACCGAACGGGCAACGGTATCTTTCGACCCAACCCTCACCAACCCGCAGGCCCTGATGGAAAAGGTCAAGGCTGTCGGCTATGAACCTGTTGTCGGGAGTCTTGAACTGGGCGTGCAGGGGATGACCTGCGCCAACTGCGTCGGCCGGGTCGAACGCGCCTTGAAGAAAGTGGATGGCGTTCTGGACGCCAACGTGAACCTGGCTACAGAGCGCGCCAGCATCCAGTACCTCCCAGCCAGCGTCAGTCCTGGACAGCTCAAAGCGGCGGTCAGGGCAGCCGGGTACGAGATCCTTGAAAGCGAAGCAGGGAAAGACCGCACCGACCAGGAACGCGAAGCACGGGAGCGCGAGGTGCAGGGTCTGCGCCGCGCGGTGACCTTCAGCGCGGTCTTCGCCATCCCCCTGCTGCTGATCGCCATGGTGCCAATGCTGTACATGCCCGTCCATATGTGGCTGACAGGCTACGTCAGCATGGAGACGCTGAACTGGATCATGCTGGCGCTCGCTGCGCCCGTCCAGTTCGGCCCTGGGCTGCGCTTCTACCGCCTGGGCTGGAAAAGCCTGGTTCACCGCTCACCCGACATGAACAGCCTGGTGATGATCGGCACTTCCGCCGCCTTCTTCTACAGCCTGGTCGCGACGGTCGCTCCGGGCCTGTTCCCCGAAGGCACGGCCCACGTGTACTACGAGGCCAGCGCGGTGGTCATCACCCTGATCCTGCTCGGCAAGTACTTCGAGGCCATCGCCAAGGGCCGCTCCAGCGAAGCGATGAAGAAGCTGCTCTCGCTGCAAGCCAAAACGGCCAGGGTCGTGCGCAATGGTCACGAGGTCGAGGTGGCCACCGACGAAGTGCTCATCGGTGATCTGATCGCGGTTCGCCCTGGCGAGAAAATCCCCGTAGACGGCGAAGTCATGGCCGGTAACAGCTTCGTCGACGAGAGCATGATCACCGGCGAGCCCGTGCCCGTAAACAAACAGGCCGGTGCCGGTGTGGTGGGCGGCACCATCAACCAGAACGGAGCCTTCACCTTCAAAGCCACCAAGGTCGGGGCGGACACGGCCCTCGCTCAGATCATCAAGCTCGTCGAAACAGCACAGGGCAGCAAACCACCCATCCAGGGCCTCGCCGATAAGGTCGTGAGCGTCTTCGTCCCCGTTGTCCTGGGCATTGCCGCCCTGACCTTCGTGCTGTGGATGATCTTCGGGGGGCAGACCGCCCTGAGCTTCGCGCTGGTCAACATGGTGGCCGTGCTGATCATCGCCTGCCCCTGCGCGATGGGCCTGGCGACCCCAACCAGCATCATGGTCGGCACCGGCAAGGCGGCCGAGCTTGGCGTGCTGTTCCGCAACGGCGGCGCCCTCGAAGGCCTGCAAGGCGTGAAGGTTGTGGCGGTCGACAAAACCGGCACCTTGACCAAAGGCAAGCCTGAACTCACCGATCTGGTGACCACGGCCGGCTTTGACCGTACGCAGGTCCTCAGTCTCGTCGCGGCGGCTGAAGGGCAGAGTGAACACCCCATCGCACAGGCCATCGTGGAGGCCGCGAAGCGTGAAGGCTGGGCAGTCCCCGCCCCGGAGCACTTCGAAGCTGTGCCTGGCTTCGGCCTGGAAGCGCGGGTGAACGGACATCTCGTCCAAGTCGGCGCGGACCGCTACATGACCCGGCTGGGGCTGGACACCGCCGCCTTCACAGCGCAGGCCCACCAGCTCGGTGATCAGGGCAAGTCGCCACTCTACGCCGCCGTCGACGGCCAGCTGGCGGCCATCATCGCCGTGGCCGATCCCATCAAGGACGGCAGCTTGGAAGCGGTCCGTGCCCTGCATCAGCAAGGCCTGAAGGTCGCGATGGTCACGGGGGACAACCAGCGAACCGCTCACGCGATCGCCCGGCAGCTGGGGATCGACGAGGTGCTGGCTGAAGTCCTGCCCAGCGGCAAGAGTGACGCCGTGAAGGCCTTGCAGGCGAAAGGACAGAAGGTCGCTTTTGTGGGGGACGGCATCAATGACGCGCCCGCGCTGGCCCAGGCAGACGTTGGTCTGGCCATCGGGACGGGGACGGATGTGGCCGTGGAAACCGCCGACGTCATCCTGATGAGCGGTGATCTGCGCGGCGTACCCAATGCCTACGCCCTGTCCCGGGCGACGCTGCGCAACATCCGCCTGAACCTGTTCTGGGCCTTCGCCTACAACATCATCCTGATTCCCGTTGCCGCTGGCGTCCTGTACCCGGCCTTCGGCTGGCTGCTCAGCCCGGTGCTGGCCGCCGCGGCCATGGGCTTTTCGAGTGTCTTCGTGCTGACCAACGCCCTTCGCCTGCGCGGCTTCCGCCCGCCCGTGCGGCCTGACCCTGTGCCGGCCCAGGCCGCTGCGTCTTCACCACTCCACGCCTGA
- a CDS encoding alpha/beta hydrolase family protein, producing the protein MWSTIRFSLLMASLGSMACAQASDSPLSIERMRARPYPGSALTTRQTLAPGANYQRRIVSYQSDGLRINALLTVPTGTPPKGGWPAIVFNHGYIPPQQYRTTERYVAYVDAFARAGFVVLKPDYRGHGTSQGNPAGTAYWSPEYTTDVLNAFSSLKTLPGVNKARMGMWGHSMGGHIILRAMVINPDIKAGAIWAGVVAPYDMLFNDLPQWGSGASASDPRAQLLAKLGRPEGNPKAYQAISPNAFLRDLRGRPLQLHHATGDTHVPYSFSQALAKGLKTAGQPHTLYTYQNDNHDLSRNLGIALERSIAFFRKNL; encoded by the coding sequence ATGTGGTCCACAATCCGTTTCTCCCTGCTGATGGCCAGTCTCGGCAGTATGGCTTGTGCACAGGCCAGTGACTCCCCCCTCTCGATCGAACGGATGCGGGCACGTCCCTACCCGGGCAGCGCTCTGACCACCCGTCAGACGCTGGCGCCCGGCGCGAACTACCAGCGGCGCATCGTGTCGTACCAGTCCGATGGCCTGCGCATCAACGCCCTGCTGACCGTTCCCACCGGCACCCCTCCCAAAGGCGGCTGGCCGGCCATCGTGTTCAACCACGGGTACATCCCGCCCCAGCAGTACCGGACCACGGAACGCTACGTCGCGTACGTGGACGCCTTCGCGCGGGCCGGCTTCGTGGTCCTGAAGCCGGACTACCGTGGGCACGGCACCTCCCAGGGCAACCCTGCCGGTACGGCGTACTGGTCGCCGGAGTACACCACCGACGTGCTGAATGCCTTCTCGTCCCTGAAGACCCTTCCAGGCGTCAACAAGGCGCGCATGGGCATGTGGGGACACTCCATGGGCGGGCACATCATCCTGCGCGCCATGGTGATCAATCCCGACATCAAAGCCGGCGCGATCTGGGCAGGCGTGGTCGCCCCGTACGACATGCTCTTCAACGACCTGCCCCAGTGGGGGAGCGGCGCGTCGGCCAGCGATCCGCGAGCGCAGCTGCTCGCCAAACTCGGACGGCCGGAGGGCAACCCGAAGGCGTATCAGGCCATCTCCCCAAACGCGTTTCTGAGGGACCTGAGGGGTCGTCCCCTGCAACTTCACCACGCGACCGGCGATACACACGTGCCCTACAGTTTCTCGCAGGCGCTGGCCAAAGGCCTGAAGACCGCCGGGCAACCCCACACGCTGTACACCTACCAGAACGACAACCACGACCTCAGCCGGAACCTGGGCATCGCCCTTGAGCGCTCGATTGCGTTCTTCCGCAAGAACCTGTGA
- a CDS encoding peptidase C39 family protein: MRVKFSRTVLSWALLSSAATAAPYAQQTSYGQPVPRIQAAQAQSGLPATWSALPPVRAGRLDGDVAEVAPFNELIPSWNVTGPSSSALQLEVRVRRPDGRWSRYFSFGSWSAAGPRASARVTPTADGTVNTDTLSLPYRSTAFQYRATLSAGLQAHLLSFNTADTALRLRDQGKAGQPSSWNNVLKVPGLSQMIYKGGGEVWCSPTSVSMLLGFWNRPVRVPDAAKATYDRTYDGYGNWPFNTAYAGSQGFQAFVTRLGSLREAEAYLQQGLPLAVSVRFNAGELPGAPLSWSNGHLMVLTGFDAQGNPVVNDPAAQSDTGVKRTYPRAVFERLWLNHAGGMAYVMAPRS, encoded by the coding sequence ATGCGCGTGAAGTTCTCCAGAACTGTCCTGTCGTGGGCGCTGCTCAGCTCCGCTGCGACCGCCGCGCCTTACGCCCAGCAGACGAGCTACGGTCAGCCCGTGCCCCGCATTCAGGCAGCCCAGGCACAGTCGGGCCTTCCGGCTACCTGGTCCGCTCTCCCCCCCGTCCGGGCCGGTCGACTGGACGGTGACGTGGCCGAAGTGGCCCCTTTCAACGAACTGATTCCCAGTTGGAATGTCACGGGCCCAAGCTCAAGTGCGCTTCAGCTCGAAGTCCGGGTGCGTCGTCCGGACGGCCGCTGGAGCCGGTACTTCAGCTTCGGATCCTGGAGTGCCGCCGGCCCCCGCGCCAGCGCCCGCGTCACCCCCACGGCGGACGGCACGGTCAACACCGACACCCTGAGCCTGCCGTACCGCAGCACAGCCTTTCAGTACCGTGCCACCCTCAGCGCCGGCCTCCAGGCTCACTTGCTGTCGTTCAACACAGCCGACACGGCTCTGCGCCTGCGTGACCAGGGCAAAGCAGGACAGCCGTCTTCGTGGAACAACGTTCTCAAGGTGCCTGGACTGTCGCAGATGATCTACAAAGGTGGGGGTGAAGTCTGGTGCAGCCCCACCAGCGTCAGCATGCTGCTGGGCTTCTGGAACCGCCCGGTGCGGGTCCCCGACGCCGCCAAAGCCACGTACGACCGGACCTACGACGGCTACGGGAACTGGCCGTTCAACACCGCCTACGCCGGCTCTCAGGGCTTCCAGGCATTCGTCACCCGACTGGGCAGCCTGCGTGAAGCGGAAGCTTACCTCCAGCAGGGCCTGCCGCTCGCGGTGAGCGTGCGCTTCAACGCGGGAGAACTGCCCGGTGCCCCCCTCTCCTGGTCGAACGGCCACCTGATGGTGCTCACCGGCTTCGACGCGCAGGGTAACCCCGTTGTCAACGACCCAGCCGCTCAAAGCGACACTGGTGTAAAGCGCACCTACCCGCGGGCGGTCTTCGAACGGCTGTGGCTGAACCATGCAGGCGGCATGGCATACGTGATGGCGCCCCGCTCGTGA
- a CDS encoding metal-sensitive transcriptional regulator yields the protein MPEDARYRAARRLKIARGHLDSIVAMLEKDDAYCVDVLRQLKAVQGALSGAGEVVLRGHLEAHVATASTRGDSVEIVEELMEALKYT from the coding sequence ATGCCCGAAGATGCCCGCTACCGGGCCGCCCGTCGCCTCAAAATCGCCCGTGGCCACCTGGACAGCATCGTGGCCATGCTGGAAAAGGACGACGCGTACTGTGTAGACGTGCTGCGGCAGCTCAAGGCTGTGCAGGGCGCCCTGAGCGGCGCCGGCGAGGTTGTTCTCCGTGGCCACCTGGAAGCGCATGTCGCGACCGCCTCCACCCGTGGGGACAGCGTCGAGATCGTTGAGGAACTGATGGAAGCCCTCAAGTACACCTGA
- a CDS encoding peptidoglycan DD-metalloendopeptidase family protein, producing MTPHDSPRPALTLPHTRLLRRACLLAALLSGAAGAYTVKAGDTLYSLARTSGTTVAELLRLNGLTSTTLEVGQTLRLPGEGVTAPPPAPTSAPASLAGVTVTAPATLRMGDALVLRLSGPRAGEARVRFLSETGEDVRQPGEVLTPVQVGNEFLVLGRVVLGKTTPLMFEVQVGNERLQRSVPVSSLGQRIQRLNLPASISRKLEDPAREAEDAAVEQAYTRRTAPVWSKPFQEAVKIRAQSSAFGQPRTYVAGGPVGYHFGTDYPAPAGTMVTAVNDGTVILAGMYPVRGGLVVIDHGAGLTSLYFHQRRVTVQVGQKVTRGQKVGEVGSTGLSTGAHLHLEMRVRGEGTDPAGWMNRLWPK from the coding sequence ATGACCCCCCATGATTCACCGCGTCCAGCTTTGACCCTCCCCCATACCCGCCTGCTCCGCCGGGCCTGCCTGTTGGCCGCCCTGCTCAGCGGAGCTGCGGGGGCTTACACCGTCAAGGCGGGCGACACCCTGTACAGCCTGGCCCGGACCTCGGGCACCACTGTCGCCGAGCTGCTGCGTCTGAACGGCCTGACGAGCACCACCCTCGAAGTCGGCCAGACCCTCCGGCTGCCTGGGGAGGGGGTCACTGCGCCTCCACCGGCGCCCACCAGTGCACCAGCCTCACTGGCCGGCGTGACCGTGACCGCTCCAGCGACGCTCCGGATGGGGGACGCCCTCGTACTGCGCTTGAGCGGACCACGGGCTGGTGAGGCGCGCGTGCGCTTCCTCAGTGAGACTGGCGAAGATGTCCGGCAGCCGGGTGAGGTCCTGACCCCCGTCCAGGTTGGGAATGAATTCCTGGTCCTGGGGCGCGTGGTGCTGGGAAAAACGACGCCTCTGATGTTCGAAGTCCAGGTGGGTAATGAGCGCCTTCAGCGGAGTGTGCCGGTCAGCAGTCTGGGCCAGCGGATTCAGCGCCTGAACCTGCCTGCCAGCATCAGCCGCAAACTCGAGGACCCCGCCCGCGAAGCCGAAGATGCTGCAGTCGAACAGGCGTATACCCGGCGTACCGCTCCCGTATGGTCCAAGCCCTTCCAGGAGGCCGTCAAGATTAGAGCGCAGAGCAGCGCGTTCGGTCAGCCCCGCACGTATGTGGCGGGAGGACCCGTGGGTTACCACTTCGGTACGGACTACCCGGCCCCTGCAGGCACGATGGTGACGGCGGTGAACGATGGAACCGTGATCCTGGCAGGCATGTACCCGGTCCGTGGGGGCCTGGTGGTCATTGATCACGGGGCCGGGCTGACCAGCCTTTACTTCCATCAGCGCCGCGTGACCGTGCAGGTAGGGCAGAAAGTCACGCGCGGTCAGAAAGTTGGTGAGGTCGGCAGCACCGGTCTGAGTACTGGGGCGCACCTGCACCTGGAAATGCGGGTGCGGGGAGAGGGTACCGATCCGGCTGGCTGGATGAATCGCCTCTGGCCGAAGTAA
- a CDS encoding WD40/YVTN/BNR-like repeat-containing protein, translated as MTKQPATRPVPPASSGPRLGGPWLPAALLILGLVGGGLWWGQSIRAPAPTVLEGDFHALRVLPDGTLLYGQHAGVSISTDEGRTWSAPNGAGDAMALAAAPAGPVLVMAGHDVLKVSQDGGQSWQAHPFGTLPSTDIHGFTVLPDAPGTWYANLAGAGLYRTTDGRTWRPVTAVTGSAMALAAGPSSRLYALGAQLLVSDDAVTWQQAQHAPAASAIDVHPLTGHVYLAGWAGVFRSTDQAATWEKLPFPESARLVAVSPQNDRQLYAVGGSGKVYRSQDGGATWGP; from the coding sequence GTGACGAAGCAGCCAGCAACTCGCCCGGTGCCCCCGGCGTCCAGTGGCCCTCGCCTCGGAGGACCGTGGCTTCCAGCTGCCCTTCTGATCCTGGGCCTCGTTGGCGGTGGACTCTGGTGGGGGCAAAGCATCCGTGCCCCTGCCCCCACGGTCCTGGAGGGAGACTTCCACGCCCTGCGGGTCCTGCCAGACGGCACCCTGCTGTACGGGCAACACGCGGGTGTGTCCATCAGCACCGACGAAGGCCGCACGTGGAGTGCACCCAATGGCGCCGGAGACGCCATGGCCCTGGCGGCCGCCCCAGCGGGTCCGGTGCTGGTGATGGCCGGCCATGACGTGCTCAAGGTCAGCCAGGATGGGGGGCAGAGCTGGCAGGCTCACCCCTTCGGCACGCTGCCCAGCACCGACATACACGGCTTCACGGTACTGCCGGACGCACCGGGCACCTGGTATGCCAACCTTGCCGGCGCCGGACTGTACCGGACCACGGACGGGCGGACGTGGCGGCCGGTCACGGCCGTAACGGGCAGTGCCATGGCCCTCGCGGCCGGGCCCTCGTCCCGACTCTATGCGCTGGGGGCGCAACTCTTGGTCTCTGATGATGCGGTCACCTGGCAGCAGGCACAGCACGCTCCCGCTGCGTCGGCCATCGACGTGCATCCCCTCACCGGCCACGTGTACCTCGCTGGATGGGCTGGCGTGTTCCGCTCGACGGACCAGGCCGCCACCTGGGAGAAACTGCCCTTCCCGGAAAGCGCGCGCCTGGTTGCGGTCAGCCCACAGAATGACCGTCAGCTGTACGCCGTGGGCGGCAGTGGGAAGGTGTACCGCTCGCAGGATGGAGGCGCCACCTGGGGCCCGTAG
- a CDS encoding CopZ family metallochaperone, giving the protein MTTELIVSGMTCGHCETAVKNALKDVPGVEDVRVDLKGGSAAVEGNVDAQALIAAVTEEGYGAQVRQ; this is encoded by the coding sequence ATGACGACTGAACTGATCGTGAGTGGAATGACCTGCGGACACTGCGAAACCGCCGTGAAGAACGCCCTGAAAGACGTGCCCGGCGTTGAGGACGTCCGCGTGGACCTGAAAGGTGGCTCCGCCGCCGTGGAAGGCAACGTCGATGCCCAAGCGCTGATCGCGGCCGTGACCGAGGAAGGCTACGGCGCCCAGGTTCGTCAGTAA